A genomic region of Candidatus Aramenus sp. CH1 contains the following coding sequences:
- a CDS encoding ATP-binding cassette domain-containing protein: MSDVVEMNAVKSFKNFTLEVDLNVSEGEKVLIQGPNGSGKTTLLYLIYGVLIPDKGYVNVFGKNPSVEMRRDEMYMLEEHLVFLENLKLRDNLEFIKSLRGFKDDLLMDLLKTFNLPMDKKPYQLSSGQTRLFKIALAFSSGARLLLLDEPTSNLDSRNSEVVKGLIEAYPWAVVFASHDPMLKEACNKVLYLRVGKVEKIEKVK; this comes from the coding sequence TTGAGTGACGTTGTGGAAATGAATGCAGTAAAGTCATTTAAGAACTTCACGCTTGAGGTAGACCTAAACGTGAGCGAGGGCGAAAAGGTACTTATTCAGGGGCCCAACGGCTCTGGGAAGACTACCTTGCTTTACCTAATTTACGGTGTTCTCATTCCAGATAAGGGCTACGTTAATGTCTTTGGGAAGAATCCGAGTGTCGAGATGAGAAGGGACGAGATGTACATGCTGGAGGAGCACTTAGTGTTCCTAGAGAACCTCAAGTTAAGGGACAACTTGGAGTTCATTAAGTCCCTCAGGGGCTTCAAGGATGACCTCCTGATGGATCTGTTAAAGACGTTTAATCTACCTATGGACAAGAAGCCTTACCAGCTTAGCTCTGGACAGACGAGGCTGTTCAAGATAGCGTTAGCGTTCTCCTCTGGGGCAAGGCTACTCCTGCTCGACGAGCCCACGTCCAACTTGGACTCGAGGAACTCTGAGGTGGTCAAGGGTCTGATAGAGGCGTATCCTTGGGCTGTGGTGTTCGCGTCCCACGACCCCATGCTAAAGGAGGCGTGCAACAAGGTGTTGTACTTAAGGGTAGGGAAGGTGGAGAAAATCGAGAAGGTCAAGTAA
- a CDS encoding cyclase family protein has product MENTIVDLTVPIEGGMSVYPGDPEVKVERLENQGYYVSRLTLSSHAGTHVDVPAHVFKDGKTLDQIPVELFSGRAYVVRLEELDSINVDVDVLLIYTGGRELSLEQAKKVKSRVIGVDSMSVGSMEVHKELLSRGVIVENLANLDKLLNKYVDFLCFPLLIKGGDGGPARAVAVVK; this is encoded by the coding sequence ACCTCACTGTCCCAATAGAGGGAGGGATGAGTGTCTACCCAGGGGATCCAGAAGTAAAGGTGGAGAGGCTTGAGAACCAGGGGTACTACGTGAGCAGACTCACGCTGAGCTCCCACGCTGGCACCCACGTTGACGTCCCGGCCCATGTGTTTAAGGATGGAAAGACGTTGGATCAGATTCCCGTGGAACTGTTCTCCGGTAGGGCTTACGTGGTTAGGCTAGAGGAGCTCGACTCCATAAACGTAGACGTTGACGTGTTGTTGATCTACACTGGTGGGAGGGAGCTCAGCTTGGAGCAGGCGAAGAAGGTGAAGAGCAGGGTGATAGGGGTGGACTCCATGAGCGTTGGCTCCATGGAAGTGCACAAGGAGCTCCTGTCAAGGGGAGTGATAGTAGAAAACTTGGCAAACTTGGACAAGCTCCTCAATAAGTACGTCGACTTCCTTTGTTTCCCCCTGTTGATTAAGGGAGGGGACGGGGGCCCCGCTAGGGCTGTGGCAGTAGTGAAGTAA